DNA sequence from the Pedobacter schmidteae genome:
TCCGTTGGTCTTTTAAGTAATATTTCGGTGCAAGCTTACAACGGCAATACAACTGTTGGAACCAGACAGTCTTTAAACAATCTTTTGACACTTGACTTATTAGGGCTACTAGGAAGCAATGCTAAATATACCTTCTATTTCGTGCCGTCTGGATCATTTGACAGAATTGAATTTACAATTGGTGGTGTACTTACCATTGCAACAGAGCTCGATCTTTACGATGTACAACGAGTTCAGAGCCCGCTTACAGTTGAAGCTTCCCCTTTAGGCTTGATCAATGTTTGCGGAACAAGTACCACTGTAAACATCAAAAATCCTCAACTCACAACCACCTACAACTGGTATAGCACTGCAAGTGGAGGTTCTCCGATTTTTACAGGAAGTAGCTACGTAGTTAACGGACTTACACCAGGAAGTACCACGACTTACTATATAGACGCTGTAAAATCAGGTTGCAACAATTCATTAAGATACCCGGTTCAAATAAAATCGACAATACCTGTAGTCAGTGAGATTTCGGGTGCAAGCTCGGTTTGTGTCGGATCTAAAACCACCTTTAGCAGTACTTCTGCCATTGCCGGTAGCTGGTCAAGTAATGCTACAGGCATCGCCTCCGTAAATGCGACCACTGGCGAAGTTACGGGGGTAGCCGCAGGTACAGCTACAATTAGCTACGTCGTAACAGATGTGGCAAACAGCTGTGGCAAAACCGTAACAAAATCCATAGAAGTCAATGCCCCACTTGTATTTACCAGCAGCCTTAGCACGGCTGTATGCACGCATCTTCCTTTTTCGTATACGGCAACCAGTAATGGAGATACTCGAACTACCTATACCTGGACAAGGGCGGCTGTAGCTGGCATCAGCAATTCCGCTTCATCAGGAACAACAGCCTTAGTTTCAGAGACGCTTTACAATACCACCACAGGCCCTGTAAATACGATCTACATTTTTAAACTAAACATTGGTGGCTGCAACGAGATCACAGTTAATGTAACCGTAACAGTAAAGCCGTTTATGCCTGCGCCACACCTAAACATCACATCGAATTAACTAAAACTTTGATATAAACAAAAACAAACATGAAAACGAAAACTACAATCCTAAAAAACAGCTTACTAGCACTATTTTTATTATTATCTAGCACAGCCTTTTCAGCTACTTATTATGTATGTAATGGTGCTACACTTTCCTTATCAACACCGGCAATTACAGGTATTGATATAAAATGGGAAGTTAAACAAGGAGCCACTACGGTAACAGCATTAAGTGCTACGGCACCAACTACATTGCCTACAACCCCAGGTACTTATACGATTTACACTGTGTTTTCGCAACAAGACCCGAACTCAGGCATCTGTCCTCCTGACGTTATCCAAAACGATTTTGTTGTATTGCCTACTTTATCATTCAACCTTGGAAACCCATCTAATGCAACTTACTGCCAGGCCAACAGCACAGTAAACTCGTCGGTTATCACACCAACCGGAGCTACTCTTCCCGCTGGAAGTGAAAACGACTTAGAATTGGAATATACTTATACTGTAAACAACGGAACAACCACAGTTAATGGGACTGATGCCGGTGTTGGATCTATCGACGCAACCGGAAAATATACCTTATCAACGCTTACTCCAGGCACCTATACTATTGCGGGTACCGTGAAATATAAACAAAAAACTGGGTTTACAAATCAACTTCTCGGGTCAACAGGTTGCCCTGCAGCAGCTACCTCAACTAAATCTGTTACAGTAACCCCAACCCCTGCTAAACCAACAATTACTATCTCTGCTTCATAAATCAAACAGAAAACTTTTTCATGTTTAACAGAAAACAAGGTTTCGTAACTAGCTTGCTGTTGCTTAGTGCAACGGCAGGCTTTGCGCAATCTGATGGCCCGCAAACCGTAAACGTCCCAGGGGGATCTTCGGTTAAACTGCAGGCTAGTTCTGTTAATGCAACAACTTACCAGTGGATAAAAGACGGAACCGCCATTACGGGTGCTACATCAGCGAATTACAATGTATTACTTTCGGGGACTTATACCGTAATCTCTTTTAACGCCCAGGGCTGTGCTTCGGACATTTCCTCGCCGGTAATTGTAAACGTAGGGCCTGCAACATCCCTTACTGCCGATCTGATGATCAATAAAAACTCGGAATCCAGATCGGTTGCCATCAATGAAACTTTTGAATACCTGATACAGGTAAAAAACAATGGTGCAGGCAATGCCACACAGATAAAAGTAAATGACGTTTTACCGCCCGAACTGACCTTTGAACAACTGGTTACCCCTATGCTGGGGTTCGCCAATTATAACAATGGCAGCCGTACCATCTTATGGGAAATCAGCCAACTCAATAACGGGCAGTCGGCCGACCTGAAAATAAAGGTAAAAGCTATAAAAGCCGGCATCATTAGAAATACCGCCACCGTTACTGCATTGGAAACAGACCCCGATCAGCGAAACAACACCTCAACAGACAGTAAAGACATTGCCGGAATAATCATCCCTAATGTTTTTACACCAAATGGTGACGGCTTGAACGATACCTTCCAGATACCGGGACTGGAACTGTATGAAGCCAATGAGCTGACCATTGTAAACAGATGGGGCGGTACTGTATATGATAAAAAAGCTTACAAAAATGACTGGGCAGCTACAGGACTGAACGAGGGAACCTACTTCTACCTATTGAAAGTAAAAACCGCAGCCAACAAATGGGAAGTTTATAAAGGCTATGTAACCATACTCCGCAGCAAATAACATGAAAAGAATTATACAATTGCTATGCATTGCAGGTTTAATATCCAGTGCCAAAGCGCAACAGGATAGCCAGTTTACCCAATACCTGTTCAATGGCCTGCATATCAATCCGGCTTATGCAGGGTATAAAAATGACATTTACGTACAATCCTTTTACCGTTCGCAATGGGCCGGGGTTAGTGGTGCTCCAAAAAGCTTTTCGATTGCCGCTGATGGTGCTTTTAACGATGGCAATGTAGGACTCGGATTACTTGTTGCCAGCGACCAGCTGGGTGCGCAAAGTTACCTTACCGCCTACGCCAACTATGCGTACCGCATCAGGATGAATGATGAAGATGCACAGCTTGCCTTTGGCATAGCGGCTGGTATGGTGCAACTGGGACTTGATGGCAATAAACTACAAGGCTATAAACCCGGTGACGAACTGATCCCCGTAGGATCGCAAACCAATACCCTACCCGATGCCCGCTTTGGCGTTTATTATGCCAACAACAACTTTTTCGCCGGTTTCTCGGCCACCAATATGCTGGCCCGCTATATGGCCAAAAAGAATACCGAAAATAGACTGGTCCCCGTACCACAACCTCATTTTTACCTCACCGCCGGAGCCATGTTTACCTTAAATGACGATATGCGCTTTAAACCGGTAGTACTCCTGAGAGATGATACGAAAGGTCCTTCTTCAATAGATTTAAACGCCTTTGTGCTGTTAAAAGAAAGCCTTTGGATTGGCGGCTTTTACCGCAGTTCATTTGACCTGTATAAAAAAGATTACCAGCAAAACGGACTTTCCAAACAAAACGCCATCGGCGCCATTTTAGAGATTTTTGCATCGCCAAATTTGAGGATCGGCTATTCTTATGATTATGCCTTAAATAAATTGCGCGACTACAATTATGGCAGTCACGAAATTTCAGCAGGTTTTTACATCAACCGCCGAAATTCGACCAGCGACAGACAAGTGAGGTGTTATAAATTTTAAACTACCATATTAAGCTCGTAGTGTACGCTCCTACCTGCTCCAGAGGCGAGAAGCACCTTCAAGTCTACAAGCTCCTTTAAATCTCTCGTTGCAGTAGCTTTTGATACCCTATTAATGGAGCTATATTTTTTAGCTGTCATCCCTCCTTCAAAACCTTCAGATCCTGCGTCCATTATTTTTTTTACCGCTTTAAGCTGCCTTTCATTTAGTACTGACCGATAAAGGTCAAAGAACTTCGTTTTAAACAAAGTAAAGTGCACCAATTTCTTTGCATCAAGCTGCGCATCTAATACAGTCTTTACAAAATATTTGATCCAGGCCGATATATCATTACTCTTTTGAGCTTGCTCCAAAGCTTTATAATATACGCGTTTTTGGCCTTCTATAGTTTTTGATAAACTTAGCAAAACCGGTCGTCCCAAAGTTTGGGATAAAGCTTTTTCAGCCAAAGCACGTCCCACTCTTCCATTTCCATCCTCAAAAGGATGTATGGATTCAAAATAAAGATGAACAATTGCAGCACGAACAGGCGCATAATTGATTGCATGCTTTCCCCCCGGAGCAGTTTCATTAAACCAATTGATAAAACGTTCCATCTCCTGAGGAACAACACTTGAAGGAGGAGCCTGAAAATGAACCCTTTCTTTACCTATTATTCCAGATATAACCTGCATAGGCTCATCCCCGGTACGCCAGCAACCAACATTAATTCCTTTTACAGACGAAAGCAGCAGTTGATGCCAAAACCATAATTTATCTTTATCCAGTGGCGCTTTAAATGTTTTTCTTACATCTACCATAAGCTCTCCAACACCCGAAGCCTTCTTGTCACGCACAACATCAGGGGACATGTTAATACCCAATTTATTTTTTATGGACGAAAGTACGTCTGCCCTGCTTAAAAACTCCCCTTCAATTTCGGATGTTTTGATCGCCTCCGAAATCATAGTTTGTAACAGAGCCTCCTGCTGAATCTCGTTGGGAAGTGTCTGCAATATTCCATTCACTTCACCCGTTTCTAAGGCAAATGCATAAA
Encoded proteins:
- a CDS encoding Fic family protein produces the protein MKYNWELEHWPDFSFVLTDVEPLLYAFALETGEVNGILQTLPNEIQQEALLQTMISEAIKTSEIEGEFLSRADVLSSIKNKLGINMSPDVVRDKKASGVGELMVDVRKTFKAPLDKDKLWFWHQLLLSSVKGINVGCWRTGDEPMQVISGIIGKERVHFQAPPSSVVPQEMERFINWFNETAPGGKHAINYAPVRAAIVHLYFESIHPFEDGNGRVGRALAEKALSQTLGRPVLLSLSKTIEGQKRVYYKALEQAQKSNDISAWIKYFVKTVLDAQLDAKKLVHFTLFKTKFFDLYRSVLNERQLKAVKKIMDAGSEGFEGGMTAKKYSSINRVSKATATRDLKELVDLKVLLASGAGRSVHYELNMVV
- a CDS encoding gliding motility-associated C-terminal domain-containing protein — encoded protein: MFNRKQGFVTSLLLLSATAGFAQSDGPQTVNVPGGSSVKLQASSVNATTYQWIKDGTAITGATSANYNVLLSGTYTVISFNAQGCASDISSPVIVNVGPATSLTADLMINKNSESRSVAINETFEYLIQVKNNGAGNATQIKVNDVLPPELTFEQLVTPMLGFANYNNGSRTILWEISQLNNGQSADLKIKVKAIKAGIIRNTATVTALETDPDQRNNTSTDSKDIAGIIIPNVFTPNGDGLNDTFQIPGLELYEANELTIVNRWGGTVYDKKAYKNDWAATGLNEGTYFYLLKVKTAANKWEVYKGYVTILRSK
- a CDS encoding type IX secretion system membrane protein PorP/SprF; translation: MKRIIQLLCIAGLISSAKAQQDSQFTQYLFNGLHINPAYAGYKNDIYVQSFYRSQWAGVSGAPKSFSIAADGAFNDGNVGLGLLVASDQLGAQSYLTAYANYAYRIRMNDEDAQLAFGIAAGMVQLGLDGNKLQGYKPGDELIPVGSQTNTLPDARFGVYYANNNFFAGFSATNMLARYMAKKNTENRLVPVPQPHFYLTAGAMFTLNDDMRFKPVVLLRDDTKGPSSIDLNAFVLLKESLWIGGFYRSSFDLYKKDYQQNGLSKQNAIGAILEIFASPNLRIGYSYDYALNKLRDYNYGSHEISAGFYINRRNSTSDRQVRCYKF
- a CDS encoding Ig-like domain-containing protein; the encoded protein is MLLVLIAMVAGMEEVKGQTYASTARVLSGTVAGISNAALPDNSYATMTVDGGLFPTKTSIQLLFSSSDIVPANTPVYVKVNASTNITITGYSGGTSSSLGSPITLVTSSTVYNSRDNNYFIAVSSSSSFNSLKIEFAGTLLGPTTANLFHAFYNIPNPADCGVGFATSVTTSGVPLLGGGVTDPYKAIDTDPNSFAHMNLGAIGLLATVNENVHFSTLSNAGDAVRATFSIPPSFLASVGLLSNISVQAYNGNTTVGTRQSLNNLLTLDLLGLLGSNAKYTFYFVPSGSFDRIEFTIGGVLTIATELDLYDVQRVQSPLTVEASPLGLINVCGTSTTVNIKNPQLTTTYNWYSTASGGSPIFTGSSYVVNGLTPGSTTTYYIDAVKSGCNNSLRYPVQIKSTIPVVSEISGASSVCVGSKTTFSSTSAIAGSWSSNATGIASVNATTGEVTGVAAGTATISYVVTDVANSCGKTVTKSIEVNAPLVFTSSLSTAVCTHLPFSYTATSNGDTRTTYTWTRAAVAGISNSASSGTTALVSETLYNTTTGPVNTIYIFKLNIGGCNEITVNVTVTVKPFMPAPHLNITSN